GGGAGCGCAGCTTGGCGTCGAGGTTGCTCAGCGGCTCGTCCATCAGGAACACCTCCGGGTCTCGGACGATCGCCCGACCGAGCGCGACGCGCTGTTGCTGGCCGCCAGAGAGCTCCGAGGGTTTGCGATCCAGCAGCTCCGCGATCCCCATCGTCTCTGCGGCGTCGTGGACCCGCTCTTCGATCTCGTCGTCCGGGAGCGTCGTCGACTCCTCCAGGCCGAACGCCATGTTCTCCGCCACGGTCATGTGGGGGTACAGCGCGTACGACTGGAACACCATCGCGATGTCGCGATTCTGTGGCTTCACGTCGTTGACGACCTGTCCGTCGAGACGGATGTTGCCGCTGGTCACCGTCTCCAGCCCGGCGACCATCCGCAGGGTCGTCGACTTGCCACAACCGGAGGGGCCGACGACGACGATGAACTCGCCGTCGTCCATCTGGATGTCGACGCCGTCGACTGCGACGATCTCGCCTTCGTCACCGTCCTGGAACACCTTCGTCAGTCGGTCGAGTTCGAGCGTTCCCATCCTATCGCCCTCCGGAAGCGACGGTACAGTTTTCGTGCGATACGTCTCGTCGACTGTGTGACTGATGTCGAATCATGAGTTCCTGCTGGCTGGTGCGTCGGGTCATGTCGCCACCCCTTCGGCGAACTCCTCGCCGAACATGATGTACACCGCGAGCGTCGGCAGGGCGGCGATGAACGCACCCGCCATCCGAAGCGCGAAGTCCTGTCCTTCGAGTGACTGTCCCAGGCCCGCGAGGATCAGCACGATCGGTGCGGCCGTACTGGATTCCGTCTGGACCAACACGAGCGTGAACAGCAGGTCGTTCCAGATCTGGGTGAACTGATAGATCAGAACGACGGCGAACATCGGCCCCGACAGCGGGAGGACGATCCGGCGATAGACGCGCCGGATCGACGCGCCGTCGAGCCGTGCCGCTTCGATCATCTCCTCGCTCATGTTCTTGTAGTACGATCGGAACAGCACCGTACAGATCGGGAGCCCGTAGGCGACGTGTGTGACGATGAGCTCGACGACACCGGTGTAGTCCGAGCTGATCCCGAGTGCCCACACGAAGCCGAGTGCCTCCTGCAGTGGTATCATCGACCAGAACTGCGAGAGCGGCACGAGCACGGCCTGGTAGGGGATGAAGATCCCCGCGACGAACAGCGCGAGGATCGGTGCCTTGTACTTGGGCTTCCAGTTCGACTGCGTGATGCCGTAGGCCGCGAAGCTTCCCAGCAGCGCGGAGATGACCGTCGCCGGCACCGCGTACAGCGCGCTGTTGATCAGTCCGCGCGCGAGCGCGTCGAACGCGGCCTGCCACTTCGCGAGCGTGAACACCTCCGGCGTCGGCGGTGCGAACGGGAGCGTCCCGCTGACGCCGGAGCTGGTCTTGAACGAGGTGACCAGTCCCGACTCGATCGGGATCAGGAAGAACGCCAGGATCGCGAGCAGCCCGAGGTACAGCGCGACGCGGTAGGCGTCGATCTCCGCGAGCAGTCCCGCTGGCTGGTCCGATCCCGTCGCCGATACAGCGCCACCGTCCGTCCGTGTCTCGTCGCTCATAGGTGTCCCTCCTTGTACTGGTAGTAGAGGTACGGGCCGACGATGCTCAGTGCCATCAGGAACAGCATGATCGCGATCGCCGACGAGTACGCCCAGTTGAGGTTCGCGTACGCCTCACGGACCATCTTGGTCGCGAGGATGTCGGCCCCGTTCGGTGGTCGGTAACCGCCGACCAGCGAATACAGGAAGTCGAAGGCCTTCAGCGCGAACACCATCAGGACGACCGAGGCGCTGATCGTCGATCCCTTCAGCTGTGGGATGATGACGCGCCAGTACATCCGCAGCGTCGACGCGCCGTCGACCTTGGCCGCCTCGTAGTGCTCGTCCGGAATCGCACGCAACCCGGCGAGGTAGACGACCATCGCGTAGCCCGCGAACTGCCACATCAGCGCGAACACGACCGCCCAGAGAACGATATCCGGGCTGCCGATCCAGTCGACTCGGTCGAGGCCGATCGACGTGAGCACGATGTTGATGACGCCGTTGTTGAAGTTGTACATCCACGCCCAGAACTGGGCGGTCACCACGAACGAGAGGCTCATCGGGAGCAGGTAGATCGTCCGGAAGGTGTTCTCGAATCGGATGTTCCGGTCGATCAGGATCGCGAGCCCCAGCCCGATCGCCAGTGTCACGAGCGTGAACGCGATCAGGAGCACGAACGTGTTGACCGCGGCGTCGACGAAGCCGCTGTCGCCCAGCGCTCGGGCGTACATCTCCAGGTCCAGATCGCTGTAGTCCGGCGTTCCGAACCCCTGGAAGTCCGTCAGCGAGATCATGACGTTCCAGATGATCGCGCCGTAGACGAACAGCCCCACCAGCAGGAACGGTGGGAGCCAGAACTGCGAGGACTCGACGAAGTCGCTGCCGAACCGCTCGTTCAGCCTGGCGATCGGCCTGAATCCGGTCTGCTGTTGCTCTTCGACGACCCCGCCGTCGGTGACTGCGTCGCCACTCTCCTCGGTGTCGTCGTTATGCAATGCCATGTCTCTCACCACCTGTCGAAACCGCCGAAATCCGGTCGCTCATTGGACCGGGATCAGTTGGAAACCGCGTCGATGAAGCCGCTGGTCGCCGCCTCGACGTTGTACGGTCCCGAGAACTCGCTGGAGATCACGTCGTTCAGCGTCGACATCGTCTCGGAGTCGACGCCCAGACCGTGCTGGAGGTTCGGGGGCCGCTCCTCGGCGTTGGCGAAGTCCTCCTGGGTCTCCTGGAGGTACGGACCGAACGCGCTCATGTCCACGTCCGTCCGGGTCGGGATCGATCCCTTGTACTGGTTGAACGCGACCTGTGCGGCCTCGCTCCCGGCGAAGGCCATGAACTTGTCCGTCTTCTCCGGGGTCGGGTTGTTCGACGGGTAGAGGAACGAGTCGAAGTGGAGCATGTACATCCCCTCGGAGCCGGGGAACGTCTTGAAGCCCCAGTCCTCGTCGTACTCGAAGTCCTCGGCGTTGCGGAAGGCACCGGCCGCCCAGTTACCCTGGTGGATGAAGGCGGCGTTGCCCTCGATGATGTTCTGGTTGGACTCCGTCAGACCGATCGAGGACGCGTCGTCGTTGATGTAGTTCTCGAGGATCTCGGCGACCGACTCGAAGGCCGACTGAACGGCGGCCTCGTCGGGACTGCCCTCGATGAAGTTCATGTACGGGTCGTATCCTTCCTTGCCGAGCATGGTCGACGCCCACAGCTGGGTCGTCGTCCAGGTCCCACTCATACCGTGGGTCATCGGCACCGCGTCGGTCTCGGTCGAGACTGTCTCCAGTGCGTCGATCAGGGCCGAGACGCTTGTCAGCGAATCGGGATCGACGCCCGCCTCCTCGACGACCGAGGTGTTGTAGAACAGGCAGTTCAGTCGGTGGGAACCCAGTGGCACGGCTCGGAACGCACCGTTGTACTGGTGGAGTTCGACTGCTTCCTCGACCATCACGTCCTCGAAGCCCTCTGCTTCCCACACGCTGTCGGCCTCGCCCAGCACGCCCTCGTAGCGCTGGAGGTTCTTGCCGGGCCAGTTGGCGAAGGAACTCGGCGGGTTGTTGTTCTGCAGCCGGTTGGCGACGACTGCGTCGAGGTTCTGGTTCCCGCCCCCACCGATGGGGTTGAACTCGTGTTCCATGTCGGGGTACTCCTCTTCGAACGCCTCGACGAGTGCCTCGGCCGCCGCTGCACCGTCGCCACCGGTCCAGCCGTGAAGCACTTCGAGTGGCTCTCCGCTGCTGTCGCCGCCGTCGCCGCCGTCACTGCCGTCGGTGTTCTCACTGCCGCCGTCGCCGCCGTCACTGCCGTCGCCACCGCCGTCCCCGCTACAGCCAGCGAGGCCGATCAGTGTTGCCGCTCCTGTCGCTTCAACGAACCGCCGCCGCGAAAGTCGGTCACTATCGTCAGTCATGGTACTCCATGGTAGGGAATGATCGATTGCCATATATAGTTGTCCCTCTGAACGAAACTATTCTTACTGAGATTTTTTCACTTAGTTCTGTTTACTATGGCGAACAAACTGTGTGTCGGTAGCCCGTCCGAACGATCGCAGACCGATGGGCATACGGCGGTCCACACGGTGATCGTACCCATGCGCCCCTCGACGACCGCCGCAACGTACCCCATCGCCGGCGACGCGCGTGAGCGGCCGCTGCTCGCCGTGTGGCTGTCGCTCGCTCTCTCGTTCGTCGTCCCAGTCGTCCCACTGCTCCCGGTCGTCGGCTACGTCGTCCGTGCCCTGACGGCCAGCGAACGCGGTGACGCTCTTCCCCCGTTTCTCGCGGACGGTCGAACGCTCCTCCGACAGTCCGTCGGCGGGTCGATCCTCTGTGTGGTCTTCCTCGGGCTACCCCTCGCTGCCCTGCTCGTGACGGTGTACGGCGTCGTCACGCTGGACGCCAGCGCGGGCGACCTTCCGACTGGTCGCATCCTCGCCGGTTCGACGGCGACGCTGTTTATCGGCCTGCTGGGGCTCTACTTGCTCCCGATCGCGCTGACGGTGTACGGCCAGACGGGGTCGCTCCGGCAGGCGTTCTCCATCGCCTCGTTTCGGTCGATCGGTGGCCACGGCGCGTACTTCTTCGGCTGGACGCTCGGGTTCGTCGCGCTCACTGTCACGCTCGGCATCGGGGGCTCGCTCCTCACGTTCTCCCGTGTCGGGCCGCTCCTCGGGACGTTCGTCTTCGCATACGGATTCCTCGTCGCCACGTACCTGTGGGGGCGTGCGATCGCCCGCGCACGCCGACGCTGATCGCCGACACACGACGACAGAGGATTTCCCTATAGTGAACGGACTGCCGGCCGACGCCGTCACGGCCCCGCTCTCGGGGCTGCCCGAGGACGGGTCTGCGAACGGCGGCCGTCTATCCGTCGCCTCACTCCGCACCCTCGATATCCGCCGGCTGGTGCAATTCGACGACGACACGCGTCCCGCCGAACCGCCTCTCTTCGACGTGGAGGTGCCCAGCGAAGCCACGGACGATCACGGATGCCCGTCGACGGCGCTCACCACTCACGTCCGCGGACCGCACGCGGCGGGCACTCGGAAGCGAGAGACACGCACAGCGGTCGCTCGCTGTATAGCGTTCGAGAGGAGTGCGGTGGGGGGGATTTGAACCCGGAGCAGACGTGCTCACTTCGTTGCGCGCGACTGCTGTGGTTCAAATCCCTTGTCCCGATTGCTGGCGCTCACGAGTTTGTTCGCGCCAGAACAATGCGGTGGGGGGGATTTGAACCCCCGTTAGGACCGTGGCAGGGTCCTGTGATACCACTACACTACCACCGCGGTGAGTGCATTTTGATTTGGTGGGGGTGAAGGATAAAAGCCTTCCGAATCGGAGCCAAAACCGTGGGAGGGCGACACGAGTGAGAGAATACCACGTACAGGCCATCTAGGGTCGTGTGAACGCTTCTCATCGCGCGCGTGAAGCGGACTCTTTTTAAGGATGGCTGGGGGAGTAATCGGCACAGTCTAGTGGCGCGACGTGGAAGCGTTTCGGTATGACGACTAGCGTACTCGTGCCGTCTTCCCTCGTCCGGGAAGCCGAGGACAGACGCGAGGCGACTCGCAAGCTGGGATACGTGGCCCGCGCGGCCGTCGTGTTCCGGGCCGATCGGCTGACGGTCTTCCCCGATCCAGCGGGAGCGGGGAAGTGGGAAGACGGGTTCGTCGAAACCGTCTTGCGGTACGCCGCGACGCCGCCGTACCTCCGAAAGGAGGTCTGGGGCAAGCGGGACGAACTGGAGTACGTCGGCGTCTTGCCGCCGCTCCGCGTCCGCTCACAGACCGGCTCCGGATCCGAGGGTTCGGGGTCGTTAAGACAGGGAATCGTGACCGAGGTCGGAGCTGATGGGCGCGTTCGGGTCAATTGCGGACTGCAACACCCGATCTCTCTCCCGGTACCTTCCGCGATGGAAGTGCCCGGCGAGGGGGAGCGCGTCACCGTCAGGGTCTCTTCGCGACGGCCAGTCCGCGCAAAGCTCGTCGACGAGCCCCTCACCGGGTACCTCGTCGACACCGCGGACGTGGATACGGCACTCGAACGGTCCGACGCCGGGTTCGCCATCGCCGCATCGCGGCATGGTGAGGAACTCGGCGTCGACCGGCTCGGCCAACTGGTCGAGCGCCGGACCGACGCGGGCCACATGACAGTGGCCTTCGGCGCTCCGGAGCGCGGGTTGCCAGCGATATTCGGATTGGACCCGGACGACGCCGTCCCAGACGGCACAGGTGACGACGACGCCGGGTTCGACCTTTGGCTGAATACGGTTCCAAACCAGGGAAGCGAGGTCGTGCGAACCGAAGAAGCGATGTTCGCCACCCTCGCTTCGCTGACCCTCACGGAGTAGACCATGCCACAACCAAGCAGACCACGCAAAGGCTCGCTGGGCTACGGCCCGCGTACGCGAGCGGCGAACGAAACGCCGCGCTTCAACAGCTGGCCGTCCGACGACGGCCAGGCTGGTCTCCAGGGGTTCGCCGGCTACAAGGCGGGAATGACACACGTCACTCTCGTCAACGACGAACCCAATTCCCCACGCGAGGGGATGGAAGAGACCGTCCCGGTGACGGTCGTGGAGACGCCGCCAGTGCGCGCCGTGGCAGTCCGAGCCTACGAAGACACGCCGTACGGCAAGCGTCCGCTCACGGAAGTCTGGACCGACGAGTTCCACTCGGAGCTCGATCGCGCTCTGGACCTTCCCGAGGGCCACGACGCCGATGCCGCAGAGGAACAGGTACGCGACGCACTCGACGCCGGTGACATCGCGGACGTGCGCGTCGTCACGCACACGGTCCCCGACGAACTGGCCAACGTGCCCAAGAAAAAGCCCGACGTGATGGAGACGCGAGTCGGCGGTGGCTCGCTGAGCGACCGATTCGAGCACGCGCTCGAACTGGTCGACGACGGCGGCGAACACGCCATGAACGACGTGTTCCGCGCCGGTGAGTACACCGACATCGCGGCCGTCACCAAGGGGAAAGGCACTCAGGGCCCCGTCAAGCGATGGGGCGTCCAGAAGCGGAAGGGCAAGCACGCCCGTCAGGGCTGGCGACGACGGATCGGCAACCTCGGTCCGTGGAACCCCTCCCGGGTCCGCTCGACGGTGCCCCAGCAGGGTCAGACCGGCTACCACCAGCGAACCGAGCTCAACAAGCGCCTCATCGACATCGGCGACGGCGACGACGCCAGCGTCGACGGCGGCTTCGTCAACTACGGCGAAGTCGACGGGCCGTACACGCTCGTCAAGGGCTCGGTTCCCGGTCCGGACCAGCGCCTCGTGCGCTTCCGACCGGCAGTGCGTCCGAACGACCAGCCGCGCCTCGACCCAGAGGTGCGCTTCGTCTCGACGCAGTCGAATCAGGGATAACACATGCAGGCAACAATCTACGACCTGGACGGTAACGCAGGCGACGAGGTCGATCTGCCGGCGGTCTTCGAGACCACGGTCCGACCCGATCTCATCGCCAGTGCAGTGCGTGCCCAACAGGCAAACCGGAAGCAGGACTACGGGTCCGACGAGTACGCGGGACTGCGAACGCCTGCCGAGTCGTTCGGCAGCGGTCGCGGGATGGCCCACGTTCCCCGAGAGGGTGGCCAGGCACGGCGCGTCCCCCAGGCAGTCGGGGGCCGACCGGCCCACCCGCCGAAGGCCGAGAAGGACCGATCGCTGACGATCAACGACAAGGAGCGCAAGCTCGCGACGCGCTCGGCCATCGCCGCGACGGCCGACAGCGAACTCGTCGCCGAGCGCGGTCACGAGTTCGACGACGATCTCGAACTCCCGCTCGTCGTCGACGATTCCTTCGAGGACCTCCAGAAGACCCAGGCCGTCGTCGACACGCTCGAATCCCTCGGCGTTCACGCCGACATCGAACGCGCCGACGACACGAAGATCAAGGCCGGCAAGGGCTCCGCCCGCGGGCGGAAGTACCGCCGACCGTCCTCGATTCTGTTCGTCACCAGCGAGGAGCCGTCGAAGGCGGCTCGCAACCTCGCCGGTGCCGACGTGACTACCGCGCGCGAGGTCAACGCAGAGGACCTCGCACCGGGGACGGCCCCCGGTCGGCTCACGATCTGGACAGAGAGCGCACTCGAGGAGGTGGCCGAGCGATGACGTGGGACGTGATCAAGTATCCGCACGTGACCGAGAAGGCCATGAACGACATGGACTTCCAGAACAAGCTGCAGTTCGCCGTCGACTCCGCGGCCTCGAAGCCCGAAGTCGCCGACGCGGTCGAACAGCAGTACGACGTCACCGTCGAAGCGGTCACGACGCAGAACACGATGGACGGCGAAAAGAAGGCCGTCGTTCGCCTCTCCGAGGACGACGACGCCCAGGAAGTCGCCTCCAGGATCGGGGTGTTCTAACGATGGGACGACGAATTCAGGGACAACGACGCGGTCGCGGGACGTCCACGTTCCGGGCTCCCTCGCACCGCTACAAGGCAGACCTGCAGCACCGTAACGTCGAAGACGGCGACGTCGTCTCCGGCACGGTCGTCGACATCGAGCACGATCCCGCCCGCTCGGCACCCGTCGCGGCCGTCGAGTTCGAGGACGGCGATCGCCGGCTCGTGCTCGCGCCCGAGGGCGTGGGCGTCGGCGATCGGATGCAGGTGGGTGTCTCCGCGGCGATCGAGCCCGGCAACACCCTCCCGCTGGCCGAGATCCCGGAAGGGGTCCCGGTGTGCAACGTCGAGGCCAACCAGGGCGACGGCGGTCGCTTCGCCCGGGCCTCCGGCGTCAGCGCACAGCTGATGACCCACGACCGCAACGTCGCGGTCGTGAAGCTCCCCTCGGGAGCGGTCAAGCGGCTCGACCCGCAGTGTCGTGCCACCATCGGCGTCGTCGCCGGTGGCGGTCGCACCGAGAAGCCGATGGTCAAAGCCGGCAACAAGCACCACAAGATGAAAGCGCGAGGGACCAAGTGGCCCAACGTCCGCGGTGTCGCGATGAACGCCGTCGACCACCCGTTCGGTGGCGGCGGCCGACAGCACCCCGGCAAGCCCAAGTCCATCTCGCGTAACGCCCCGCCGGGTCGGAAGGTCGGGGACATTTCCTCGAAGCGAACCGGTCGAGGTGGCAACGAATGAGTTCAGGATATCAGACTGGCCAGGAGGGTGACTTCACC
Above is a genomic segment from Halomicrobium sp. LC1Hm containing:
- a CDS encoding carbohydrate ABC transporter permease, whose product is MSDETRTDGGAVSATGSDQPAGLLAEIDAYRVALYLGLLAILAFFLIPIESGLVTSFKTSSGVSGTLPFAPPTPEVFTLAKWQAAFDALARGLINSALYAVPATVISALLGSFAAYGITQSNWKPKYKAPILALFVAGIFIPYQAVLVPLSQFWSMIPLQEALGFVWALGISSDYTGVVELIVTHVAYGLPICTVLFRSYYKNMSEEMIEAARLDGASIRRVYRRIVLPLSGPMFAVVLIYQFTQIWNDLLFTLVLVQTESSTAAPIVLILAGLGQSLEGQDFALRMAGAFIAALPTLAVYIMFGEEFAEGVAT
- a CDS encoding carbohydrate ABC transporter permease is translated as MALHNDDTEESGDAVTDGGVVEEQQQTGFRPIARLNERFGSDFVESSQFWLPPFLLVGLFVYGAIIWNVMISLTDFQGFGTPDYSDLDLEMYARALGDSGFVDAAVNTFVLLIAFTLVTLAIGLGLAILIDRNIRFENTFRTIYLLPMSLSFVVTAQFWAWMYNFNNGVINIVLTSIGLDRVDWIGSPDIVLWAVVFALMWQFAGYAMVVYLAGLRAIPDEHYEAAKVDGASTLRMYWRVIIPQLKGSTISASVVLMVFALKAFDFLYSLVGGYRPPNGADILATKMVREAYANLNWAYSSAIAIMLFLMALSIVGPYLYYQYKEGHL
- a CDS encoding ABC transporter substrate-binding protein; protein product: MTDDSDRLSRRRFVEATGAATLIGLAGCSGDGGGDGSDGGDGGSENTDGSDGGDGGDSSGEPLEVLHGWTGGDGAAAAEALVEAFEEEYPDMEHEFNPIGGGGNQNLDAVVANRLQNNNPPSSFANWPGKNLQRYEGVLGEADSVWEAEGFEDVMVEEAVELHQYNGAFRAVPLGSHRLNCLFYNTSVVEEAGVDPDSLTSVSALIDALETVSTETDAVPMTHGMSGTWTTTQLWASTMLGKEGYDPYMNFIEGSPDEAAVQSAFESVAEILENYINDDASSIGLTESNQNIIEGNAAFIHQGNWAAGAFRNAEDFEYDEDWGFKTFPGSEGMYMLHFDSFLYPSNNPTPEKTDKFMAFAGSEAAQVAFNQYKGSIPTRTDVDMSAFGPYLQETQEDFANAEERPPNLQHGLGVDSETMSTLNDVISSEFSGPYNVEAATSGFIDAVSN
- a CDS encoding DUF4013 domain-containing protein — translated: MRPSTTAATYPIAGDARERPLLAVWLSLALSFVVPVVPLLPVVGYVVRALTASERGDALPPFLADGRTLLRQSVGGSILCVVFLGLPLAALLVTVYGVVTLDASAGDLPTGRILAGSTATLFIGLLGLYLLPIALTVYGQTGSLRQAFSIASFRSIGGHGAYFFGWTLGFVALTVTLGIGGSLLTFSRVGPLLGTFVFAYGFLVATYLWGRAIARARRR
- a CDS encoding putative RNA uridine N3 methyltransferase, giving the protein MTTSVLVPSSLVREAEDRREATRKLGYVARAAVVFRADRLTVFPDPAGAGKWEDGFVETVLRYAATPPYLRKEVWGKRDELEYVGVLPPLRVRSQTGSGSEGSGSLRQGIVTEVGADGRVRVNCGLQHPISLPVPSAMEVPGEGERVTVRVSSRRPVRAKLVDEPLTGYLVDTADVDTALERSDAGFAIAASRHGEELGVDRLGQLVERRTDAGHMTVAFGAPERGLPAIFGLDPDDAVPDGTGDDDAGFDLWLNTVPNQGSEVVRTEEAMFATLASLTLTE
- a CDS encoding 50S ribosomal protein L3, with amino-acid sequence MPQPSRPRKGSLGYGPRTRAANETPRFNSWPSDDGQAGLQGFAGYKAGMTHVTLVNDEPNSPREGMEETVPVTVVETPPVRAVAVRAYEDTPYGKRPLTEVWTDEFHSELDRALDLPEGHDADAAEEQVRDALDAGDIADVRVVTHTVPDELANVPKKKPDVMETRVGGGSLSDRFEHALELVDDGGEHAMNDVFRAGEYTDIAAVTKGKGTQGPVKRWGVQKRKGKHARQGWRRRIGNLGPWNPSRVRSTVPQQGQTGYHQRTELNKRLIDIGDGDDASVDGGFVNYGEVDGPYTLVKGSVPGPDQRLVRFRPAVRPNDQPRLDPEVRFVSTQSNQG
- the rpl4p gene encoding 50S ribosomal protein L4 gives rise to the protein MQATIYDLDGNAGDEVDLPAVFETTVRPDLIASAVRAQQANRKQDYGSDEYAGLRTPAESFGSGRGMAHVPREGGQARRVPQAVGGRPAHPPKAEKDRSLTINDKERKLATRSAIAATADSELVAERGHEFDDDLELPLVVDDSFEDLQKTQAVVDTLESLGVHADIERADDTKIKAGKGSARGRKYRRPSSILFVTSEEPSKAARNLAGADVTTAREVNAEDLAPGTAPGRLTIWTESALEEVAER
- a CDS encoding 50S ribosomal protein L23, producing MTWDVIKYPHVTEKAMNDMDFQNKLQFAVDSAASKPEVADAVEQQYDVTVEAVTTQNTMDGEKKAVVRLSEDDDAQEVASRIGVF
- a CDS encoding 50S ribosomal protein L2; this encodes MGRRIQGQRRGRGTSTFRAPSHRYKADLQHRNVEDGDVVSGTVVDIEHDPARSAPVAAVEFEDGDRRLVLAPEGVGVGDRMQVGVSAAIEPGNTLPLAEIPEGVPVCNVEANQGDGGRFARASGVSAQLMTHDRNVAVVKLPSGAVKRLDPQCRATIGVVAGGGRTEKPMVKAGNKHHKMKARGTKWPNVRGVAMNAVDHPFGGGGRQHPGKPKSISRNAPPGRKVGDISSKRTGRGGNE